A genome region from Arthrobacter agilis includes the following:
- a CDS encoding GlxA family transcriptional regulator codes for MQIAVYAFDGVTMFHLAVPQMVFDEVTRQGLGEWTTRLFSDRPGSIRTAEGYRLAGIEGPGIAAEADVVVVPSWFEDGREPGDTLRAVLQAAHQQKVTVLGLCLGAIALADAGLLTGRQAVTHWQAFPALAERHPDILLDRSVLYIDHGDVMTSAGTASGLDACLHVVRDRLGADAANTVARSLVIAPHREGGQAQYIEQPVSQRSTDDPIATLLEWTLGNLREPLTVDRLAEQAHMSRRTFVRAFRASTGTTPSAWLRSRRLDAARRLLETTDRSIDQIATDCGFGNAVTLRQGFAAAFSTTPTGYRRRFDARPATPPLD; via the coding sequence GTGCAGATAGCGGTGTATGCCTTCGACGGCGTGACCATGTTCCACCTGGCGGTCCCGCAGATGGTCTTCGACGAAGTCACGCGGCAGGGTCTCGGAGAGTGGACGACCAGGCTGTTCTCCGACCGTCCCGGCTCGATCCGCACGGCCGAGGGCTACCGGCTGGCCGGGATCGAAGGTCCCGGGATCGCGGCGGAGGCGGATGTCGTGGTGGTCCCCTCCTGGTTCGAGGACGGGCGCGAGCCGGGCGACACCCTGCGGGCCGTGCTGCAGGCTGCGCACCAGCAGAAGGTGACAGTCCTGGGCCTGTGTCTTGGTGCGATCGCCCTGGCGGACGCCGGCCTGTTGACCGGCCGGCAGGCCGTCACGCACTGGCAGGCCTTTCCCGCCCTGGCGGAGCGGCACCCGGACATCCTCCTCGACCGCTCCGTCCTGTACATCGACCACGGGGACGTCATGACGTCGGCGGGCACTGCCTCGGGCCTGGATGCCTGCCTGCATGTTGTCAGGGACCGCCTCGGGGCCGACGCGGCGAACACGGTGGCCCGCAGTCTCGTCATCGCACCCCACCGCGAGGGCGGACAGGCACAGTACATCGAGCAGCCGGTGTCCCAGCGGTCCACCGACGACCCGATCGCGACCCTGCTCGAGTGGACACTGGGCAATCTGCGCGAGCCGCTCACCGTCGACCGCCTCGCGGAACAGGCGCACATGAGCCGCCGCACGTTCGTCCGCGCCTTCCGGGCCTCCACGGGGACGACACCCTCCGCCTGGCTACGGTCGCGGCGGCTCGACGCCGCCCGTCGCCTGCTGGAGACCACGGACCGGTCGATCGATCAGATCGCCACGGACTGCGGGTTCGGCAACGCCGTCACCCTCCGCCAGGGCTTCGCAGCCGCCTTCTCCACCACGCCGACCGGTTACAGGCGACGCTTCGACGCCCGACCCGCCACGCCACCCCTCGACTGA
- a CDS encoding DUF4396 domain-containing protein, translating into MSENMQTAHRHGGPSTTSWSMAATATLHCLTGCAIGEVLGMVIGTSLGLHNLATVVLSVALAFVFGYALTMRGVLRVGVPWRSALKVALAADTVSIAVMEIIDNTAMLTIPGAMDAGISSALFWGALAASLALAFVITTPVNRWLISRGKGHAVVHQHHH; encoded by the coding sequence ATGAGTGAGAACATGCAGACGGCCCACCGTCACGGTGGGCCGTCGACGACGTCCTGGTCCATGGCGGCGACAGCGACCCTGCACTGCCTCACCGGGTGCGCGATCGGCGAGGTGCTGGGGATGGTGATCGGCACGAGCCTGGGCCTGCACAACCTGGCGACTGTCGTCCTGTCCGTCGCGCTGGCCTTCGTCTTCGGGTACGCGCTGACGATGCGCGGGGTGCTCCGGGTCGGCGTCCCCTGGCGCAGCGCCCTGAAGGTCGCCCTCGCGGCGGACACCGTCTCCATCGCCGTGATGGAGATCATCGACAACACCGCCATGCTCACCATTCCGGGCGCCATGGATGCCGGGATCTCTTCCGCCTTGTTCTGGGGTGCGCTTGCCGCCTCGCTGGCACTGGCCTTCGTCATCACGACACCCGTGAACCGCTGGCTCATCAGCCGCGGCAAGGGCCACGCCGTCGTCCACCAGCATCACCACTGA
- a CDS encoding lipase maturation factor family protein yields MEWWTGVLTAEDYEVGRQIVQRGVAAVYLIAFLSAVAQFPALLGEKGLMPVPVFLERAGKRAGPSLFHRHYSDRLLLTVAWAGAAVSALLVLGLPQAGPPWVPLVAFLTIWWLYTSIVNVGQTFYGFGWESLLLEAGFIVAFLGSEEVAPPFLVLLMIRWLVFRLEFGAGMIKMRGDRSWRDLTALYYHHETQPMPNPASRFFHLLPKPLHRIEVAGNHVTQLAVPFLLFTPQPVAGFAALVMIITQGWLVLSGNFAWLNTLTIILAFGAVPDAFYEAVFPALDMSGAYTPTPLWFTVVVVLAMLLLAYLSWPSLVNLFARRQLMNASFNRWHLGNAYGAFGSVTQARYEVIVEGTLDDVGPGAQWREYEFKGKPGDPSRMPRQFAPYHLRLDWMMWFLALGSDGGWFTPFLVRLLRADPLILKLLRKNPFDGARPRYVRARIFLYRFATREEKRQTGLWWIREPQGMLVHPASLRAEVP; encoded by the coding sequence ATGGAGTGGTGGACCGGTGTCCTGACGGCGGAGGACTACGAGGTGGGCCGTCAGATCGTGCAGCGCGGCGTGGCCGCCGTGTACCTGATCGCCTTCCTGTCCGCCGTGGCGCAGTTCCCCGCGCTCCTCGGCGAGAAGGGGCTGATGCCCGTCCCGGTGTTCCTCGAGCGGGCCGGCAAGCGGGCCGGCCCCTCGCTGTTCCACCGGCACTACTCCGACCGCCTGCTGCTCACCGTCGCCTGGGCGGGCGCGGCCGTCTCCGCCCTGCTGGTCCTCGGGCTCCCGCAGGCCGGACCGCCCTGGGTGCCGCTCGTGGCGTTCCTCACCATCTGGTGGCTCTACACCTCGATCGTGAACGTGGGCCAGACGTTCTACGGGTTCGGCTGGGAGAGCCTGCTCCTCGAGGCAGGCTTCATCGTCGCGTTCCTCGGGTCCGAAGAGGTGGCACCGCCCTTCCTCGTCCTGCTGATGATCCGCTGGCTCGTGTTCCGCCTCGAATTCGGTGCGGGGATGATCAAGATGCGCGGCGACCGCTCCTGGCGCGACCTGACGGCCCTGTACTACCACCACGAGACGCAGCCCATGCCGAACCCTGCCAGCCGGTTCTTCCACCTCCTGCCCAAGCCGCTCCACCGCATCGAGGTCGCCGGGAACCACGTCACGCAACTCGCCGTGCCGTTCCTCCTGTTCACCCCGCAGCCGGTCGCGGGCTTCGCGGCACTGGTGATGATCATCACCCAGGGCTGGCTGGTGCTGTCCGGCAACTTCGCGTGGCTCAATACGCTGACCATCATCCTGGCGTTCGGCGCCGTGCCCGATGCCTTCTACGAGGCGGTGTTCCCGGCGCTGGACATGTCCGGCGCCTACACGCCGACGCCGCTGTGGTTCACGGTCGTCGTCGTCCTCGCGATGCTGCTCCTGGCCTACCTGAGCTGGCCGTCGCTGGTGAACCTGTTCGCCCGCCGGCAACTGATGAACGCATCCTTCAACCGCTGGCACCTCGGCAACGCGTACGGCGCGTTCGGCAGCGTCACGCAGGCCCGCTACGAGGTGATCGTGGAGGGCACGCTCGACGACGTCGGCCCCGGGGCGCAGTGGCGCGAGTACGAGTTCAAGGGCAAACCGGGGGACCCGTCGCGCATGCCGCGCCAGTTCGCGCCCTACCACCTGCGGCTGGACTGGATGATGTGGTTCCTCGCCCTCGGGTCCGACGGCGGCTGGTTCACGCCGTTCCTCGTCAGGCTCCTCCGGGCGGACCCGCTGATCCTGAAACTGCTGCGGAAGAACCCGTTCGACGGCGCACGGCCCCGCTATGTGCGGGCACGGATCTTCCTCTACCGCTTCGCGACGCGGGAGGAGAAGCGGCAGACAGGGCTGTGGTGGATCCGCGAACCGCAGGGCATGCTCGTCCACCCCGCGTCACTGCGGGCCGAGGTCCCCTGA
- a CDS encoding isochorismatase family protein has translation MSNPRRALVLVDVQQQYFDGLLEIQYPPHEQSLPRITAAIDAATAAGIPIAVIQHTAGEGAPVFAPGSPEFELHPEVETRRTGAWKSVVKQYGSVYAGTDLAGWLHQNEVDTVTLVGYMTNNCILGSAVEAEGLGFATEVLSDATGAINIANDAGFADARTVHTTLLALLNSNWASVGTTEAWTAALTADRALPGSDLGTSAAAGAAQAVPA, from the coding sequence ATGAGCAACCCCCGCCGCGCCCTCGTTCTCGTCGACGTCCAGCAGCAGTATTTCGATGGTCTCCTCGAGATCCAGTACCCCCCGCACGAGCAGTCCCTGCCGCGGATCACGGCGGCCATCGACGCCGCCACCGCCGCCGGCATCCCCATCGCCGTCATCCAGCACACCGCAGGCGAAGGCGCTCCCGTCTTCGCTCCGGGCAGCCCCGAATTCGAGCTCCACCCCGAGGTCGAGACCCGGCGCACCGGAGCGTGGAAGAGCGTCGTCAAGCAGTACGGGTCCGTCTACGCGGGCACCGACCTCGCAGGGTGGCTGCACCAGAACGAGGTCGACACCGTCACCCTGGTGGGCTACATGACCAACAACTGCATCCTCGGATCAGCCGTCGAGGCGGAAGGCCTCGGATTCGCCACGGAAGTCCTCTCCGACGCCACCGGCGCGATCAACATCGCGAACGACGCCGGTTTCGCCGACGCCAGGACGGTCCACACGACCCTGCTCGCACTGCTCAACTCCAACTGGGCCTCCGTCGGCACCACCGAGGCCTGGACCGCGGCCCTGACCGCCGACCGGGCACTTCCCGGCAGCGACCTGGGCACCTCGGCGGCGGCCGGAGCGGCACAGGCCGTCCCCGCCTGA
- the purB gene encoding adenylosuccinate lyase, whose product MADSALPRVEFAALSREEGTALTLGPLDGRYREAVAPLIDFLSEAALNRDRVHVEVEWLIHLTRNAVLPGTEPLTAEQEAGLRAVVTSFDAGSVAELGEIEAVTVHDVKAVEYYIGRRLEGLGIARLKPLVHFGCTSEDINNLSYALGIKGAVLDTWLPAARSLVAAIGDLARSTRDTPMLSRTHGQPATPTTLGKEMAVVAHRLTRQLERVAATEFLGKINGATGTYAAHYASAPQADWQDVSRSFVEGLGLSWNPLTTQIESHDWQAELYSDVARFNRILHNFCTDVWSYISIGYFAQIPVAGATGSSTMPHKVNPIRFENAEANLEISSALLDVLASTLVTSRWQRDLTDSSSQRNIGVALGHSLLAISNVAKGLARLDVAEDVLAADLDGNWEVLGEAVQMVMRAEAIAGVPGLDDPYERLKELTRGHRVDADRMREFVGSLGLSDEAEQRLLALSPARYTGIAARLVDHLG is encoded by the coding sequence ATGGCTGACTCCGCACTCCCCCGGGTTGAATTCGCTGCACTGTCCCGAGAAGAGGGGACGGCGCTGACCCTCGGCCCGCTCGACGGCCGGTACCGGGAGGCGGTCGCCCCGCTCATCGATTTCCTGTCCGAGGCGGCGCTCAACCGGGACCGCGTGCACGTCGAGGTCGAGTGGCTGATCCACCTCACGCGCAACGCCGTCCTCCCCGGGACGGAACCGCTCACCGCGGAGCAGGAGGCGGGCCTCAGGGCCGTCGTCACGTCCTTCGACGCCGGTTCCGTGGCCGAACTCGGTGAGATCGAGGCCGTCACCGTCCACGACGTGAAAGCTGTGGAGTACTACATCGGGCGGCGCCTGGAGGGCCTGGGCATCGCCCGCCTGAAGCCCCTCGTCCACTTCGGCTGCACCTCCGAGGACATCAACAACCTCTCCTACGCCCTCGGGATCAAGGGCGCCGTCCTCGACACCTGGCTCCCTGCCGCACGCAGCCTCGTCGCCGCCATCGGGGACCTGGCCCGGTCCACGAGGGACACCCCGATGCTGTCCCGCACCCACGGTCAGCCCGCCACGCCCACCACGCTGGGCAAGGAGATGGCCGTCGTCGCGCACCGCCTGACCCGGCAGCTCGAGCGCGTCGCCGCGACGGAGTTCCTCGGCAAGATCAACGGGGCCACCGGGACGTACGCCGCCCACTACGCCTCGGCCCCCCAGGCCGACTGGCAGGACGTCTCCCGGTCCTTCGTGGAGGGCCTCGGTCTGTCCTGGAACCCCCTGACCACCCAGATCGAATCGCACGACTGGCAGGCGGAGCTGTACTCCGACGTCGCCCGTTTCAACCGGATCCTGCACAACTTCTGCACCGACGTGTGGAGCTACATCTCCATCGGGTACTTCGCCCAGATCCCCGTGGCGGGGGCGACGGGCTCCTCGACGATGCCCCACAAGGTCAACCCCATCCGCTTCGAGAACGCGGAGGCCAACCTCGAGATCTCCTCGGCCCTCCTCGACGTCCTGGCATCCACCCTCGTGACCTCGCGCTGGCAGCGGGACCTGACGGACTCGTCGAGCCAGCGCAACATCGGCGTGGCCCTCGGGCACTCGCTGCTCGCCATCTCGAACGTCGCGAAGGGCCTCGCCCGGCTCGACGTGGCGGAGGACGTCCTCGCGGCCGACCTCGACGGGAACTGGGAGGTCCTCGGTGAGGCCGTGCAGATGGTCATGCGGGCAGAGGCGATCGCGGGCGTGCCCGGCCTCGACGACCCGTACGAGCGGCTCAAGGAACTGACCCGCGGCCACCGGGTGGACGCGGACCGTATGCGGGAGTTCGTCGGCAGCCTCGGCCTCAGCGACGAGGCGGAGCAGCGCCTGCTCGCCCTGTCGCCCGCACGCTACACCGGCATCGCGGCCCGCCTCGTGGACCACCTCGGCTGA
- a CDS encoding MFS transporter, with the protein MPMTSPAPRPTAAPPTAKSRRLGLALLVVAGAQLMLVLDDSIANIALPSIQNELGISPASLPWVINAYILAFGGLLLFGGRLGDLFGRQRILQIGIGLFTLSSVVAGLAPAGPVLVAARTAQGLGAALTAPNALALITTTFPAGEARNKALALYGAMSGLGVTVGLLLGGVLTGTLGWRWVFFINIPVGLALLAGTRILVDARRHTGRLDLPGAAAGTGGIAALVFAIIQGGEQGWGGPMTLIAFGLAGVLLPAFVIIESRSTDPMLPLRLFRDRNRIGSYLGMLLVSFGPMGTFYLLTLFMQHILLYDPVRTGLAWLPFGAGIVVSAGIASKLVVRFAPRVVAVAGILISTAAILWLSTITPSSGYVQHLMVGIFAVAVGFGLSFVPLTLTAVTGVRPEDSGIASALLNAAQQIGVALGIAALSTISVTTTESRLPNALAALHTARTAGDTDAVANASQAIVDGYSTALSSGALILAAAALLVALLVTARAPHQQEIAGMPGAGQQIRG; encoded by the coding sequence ATGCCCATGACGTCGCCCGCCCCACGTCCGACAGCCGCACCCCCTACCGCGAAGAGCCGGCGTCTTGGCCTGGCGTTGCTGGTGGTTGCCGGCGCCCAGCTGATGCTGGTGCTCGATGATTCGATCGCGAACATCGCGCTGCCCTCGATCCAGAACGAGCTCGGGATCTCTCCCGCGAGCCTGCCCTGGGTGATCAACGCCTACATCCTGGCGTTCGGAGGTCTGCTGCTCTTCGGCGGAAGACTCGGTGACCTCTTCGGCCGGCAGCGGATCCTGCAGATCGGCATCGGCCTGTTCACGCTCTCGTCCGTCGTCGCGGGCCTCGCACCCGCCGGCCCGGTTCTCGTCGCGGCGCGGACGGCCCAGGGGCTCGGCGCCGCGCTGACCGCGCCGAATGCCCTGGCGCTGATCACCACGACCTTCCCTGCCGGCGAGGCCCGGAACAAGGCACTGGCCCTGTACGGCGCGATGTCGGGCCTCGGTGTGACCGTGGGCCTGCTGCTGGGAGGCGTGCTGACAGGGACGCTCGGCTGGCGGTGGGTGTTCTTCATCAACATCCCCGTCGGGCTCGCCCTCCTCGCCGGCACCCGGATCCTCGTCGACGCACGGCGGCACACGGGCAGGCTCGATCTACCTGGGGCGGCTGCCGGCACGGGCGGGATCGCAGCCCTGGTCTTCGCCATCATCCAGGGCGGTGAACAGGGCTGGGGTGGCCCGATGACGCTGATCGCCTTCGGCCTGGCCGGTGTCCTGCTGCCTGCGTTCGTCATCATCGAATCCCGCAGCACGGATCCGATGCTGCCACTGCGCCTGTTCCGGGACCGCAACCGCATCGGCTCCTACCTCGGCATGCTGTTGGTCAGTTTCGGGCCCATGGGCACCTTCTACCTGCTGACCCTCTTCATGCAGCACATCCTCTTGTACGACCCGGTCCGCACCGGACTGGCCTGGCTGCCCTTCGGCGCCGGCATCGTCGTTTCCGCCGGCATCGCCTCGAAACTCGTCGTCCGGTTCGCTCCGCGCGTCGTCGCCGTCGCAGGGATCCTCATCTCCACCGCCGCGATCCTGTGGCTGTCGACGATCACCCCGTCCTCCGGGTACGTACAGCACCTCATGGTCGGGATCTTCGCCGTCGCCGTCGGATTCGGCCTGAGTTTCGTGCCCCTGACCCTCACCGCGGTCACCGGCGTCCGGCCGGAGGACTCGGGCATCGCCTCGGCGCTGCTCAATGCAGCCCAGCAGATCGGCGTCGCCCTCGGCATCGCAGCGCTGTCCACCATCAGCGTCACCACCACCGAGAGCCGGCTACCGAACGCCCTCGCGGCCCTCCACACGGCCCGCACCGCCGGCGATACCGACGCCGTGGCGAACGCCAGCCAGGCCATCGTCGACGGATACTCCACGGCCCTGAGCAGCGGAGCGCTCATCCTCGCCGCCGCCGCGCTTCTCGTGGCCCTCCTGGTCACCGCCCGCGCGCCGCACCAGCAGGAGATCGCAGGGAT